In bacterium, a single window of DNA contains:
- a CDS encoding nucleotidyltransferase domain-containing protein — protein sequence MIFGSYATGKFHQWSDIDVIVISPQFDKVFQRKDIDIDLLWRTTARTDNRIEPIPCGEQQWEKDDSTPIIEIARREGVLVELCEVAGTNSNK from the coding sequence GTGATCTTCGGATCGTATGCTACAGGGAAATTTCACCAATGGAGCGACATCGATGTTATCGTTATATCACCCCAGTTCGACAAGGTATTTCAACGGAAGGATATAGATATAGATCTGTTGTGGCGTACAACAGCCAGGACCGATAACCGGATTGAACCCATACCCTGCGGCGAGCAGCAATGGGAGAAAGATGATTCCACCCCTATTATCGAAATTGCACGGCGTGAAGGCGTGCTGGTAGAGCTTTGTGAGGTTGCTGGGACAAATTCCAATAAGTAA